The DNA segment TGTCGCCCAGCCCTGTCGATGCCGGAAGACATCCACGTCCGTCGGGAGCGATGCGGCGTCGAGGATGATGACCTTGGGCCACTTGAGATTGCTGTTGCCACACTCCGGACACGGTGGCTCACGCGTCGGAGGGAGGCAGTCCGGATGCAGCAAGCCATGCAGCTCCAGCTGCAACTGGAGCAACACTGGCGGGCTCTTACCACGGAAGCGAACATCGACTGGGCACCCCTGGAGTCCACGCACTCCCGCCTCGCGCAGCTCCGTCATCGCCTCTTCACGGAGGAAGAGCGTGGGCGAGTCCTGCATGAAGAGCTGGCCGAAGCTGCCGGAGCCCTTTCCGGTACAAGGCCCTAATTCTGCGCCAGGCTCCAGGAGGGCCCACGAAGGAGCCAGGGGTCTGACCAATTCCCTTAGCCGACGGAACTCCTCCCGTGGCACAGGCCAGGGATCCGAGAGCTTCTCAAGCTCATGGGGAGGCAGGCCGGACAGGTCCACACATGGATAGGAGATCCAAGGCGAGCCTCCTCCTGCACGGCACTTTGGACAGGGCTGCACACCTGGAAGGCACCACCTGCTTGCCGCATCCAGTTGCCCCGTGTACCCCGACGACCTGTCCTCATCGGCCTTGTAGAACTTCAAGAGTCCTCGCGAAGCGGTCTGCAATCAAGGAGTCCGCAACTGTGGCCCCAGCTGCTGGTACGGTGCCAGAGGCGCATTGTAGGGCACTACAGGGCCAGTCAATTGGAAACGAAAGATGAGCTCCACGGCCTTGCGGTGAAGAACCTCAGGCGTCACAGAGCCGCCCTGCATACTGTCCCGGAAGTCCCGCCACGCTTGGTTCCACATGCCACCCCGCCCAGTACCGCTGTGAAGCTCGCGATGGATGTGCTCGGGAATGAGGATGGTGAACTTGTGGATGTCGACACCATTTCGTTTGAACCACCGCGCGAGCCCGGGCTCCTGAGGAAACAGGTGGTGATGGACCAGCTTCCCCGGCTCGCGAGGCAGCGCAGGAAGGAAGCCCTGGCGGTAGCGGAAGTGGAAGGTCATCCGAGGCCTGGCCCCAGAGCGGATGCCTGAGTTCCGCCAGTTGCGAAAGGCTGGCGGGCGGTGCGGAGGACGATAGGCACCCTGAGCCCGCTCCACTTTCGGCGCGGCAGCATCCGGGTCTAGGTCCTCACAGCTGAACAGCCCGCAGTCCTCCTCCTCACAAGCAAGGACGACACAGGAGTGCTGCCCCTCGCGCTCGCAGGACAGCGAGGGAGCGCTGGCTGCGCATCCGGAGAGCACCAGTGCCACCAGCGGCAACAAACGGACGAGCGGCGAGAGCCCCATGAAGACGCGACTCTACGGACTCTGATGCGCCCTCATCAATGAGCCGACGTCGTCCACGAGAGTGCCGGGGACGCATCGCCATCCGGTATCAGCCGAACTCCACCTCAAAACTCCGAGGATGGTGCGCCCGCCTACCGGGCCGGCTGCTCCCGCGCCTCCAGCGCGTCGGAGCGGAGCGCCTTCTCCGCGACGTCCGCCATGCTCTCGGCCAGCGTCTGCACGGAGTGCGTGACGGTCCGGGTCTCCTCGACGACCTTCAGCGTGCGCTGCATCTGACCGGACAGTTCCTGGATGGCCTGGGCAATCTGGTGCGTGCCCACGTCCTGCTGGGCCACCGCGGCGGAGATCTGCCGGACGTTGCTGCTGGTGTCGCTGATGATGCCGGACAGCTTCTGGAGCTGGACGCCCGAGGTGCGCACCGCGTCCAGGCTTCCCCGCACCCGCAGCACGCCCTGCTCGCTCAGCGTCGCCGTCTCGCGCACGCTCACGCCCAGGCCATCCAGCACCTCGCGGATGCGGTGGGTGGCCTGGATGGACTGGTCCGCGAGGCTTCGCATCTCGCGGGCCACCACGCCAAAGCCCTTGCCGCTGTCACCGTTGCGCACCGCTTCAATCGCGGCGTTGATGGCCAGCATGTTCGACTGGTCCGCCAGCGTCTTCACCGCGTCCACGATGCCGGAAATCTCCCGCGTGCGCGTGTCGAGCGAGAGGATGCGGCTGGCCATCTCCGACACCTCGGCGCGGATGGCCGCGAGGTCCACCAGCGTGCGCTCCAGCGCCGCGCCGCCTTCGCGTCCCACCTCCTCCGCCGTCTCCGCCGAGGCCGCCAGCAGGCGGGCCTTGTCCGCCGTGACGTGGGAGCCCTGCCGGATTTCTTCCACCGTCTGCTCGAGCTGCTGGAGCGCCGTCGCCTGGCGGCTGATGCCCGAGGTCTGCTCCTCGACCGTGGTGCGCAGCTGCTGCGCCACGGCAGCCAGCTCCCCGGAGCCGCTGCCCATGCGCTCGGCGAGCTGACGCACCTCGACCCGGCGCTCCTCCAGCTGACGCGTGTGCCCCGCGAGCGCCTGGACCAGCAGCGCGGAGCGGCGCCCGACGACGCCCACCAATGACAGCACGAGCGCGAGAAAGCCCCAGTGAACCTGGGTGCCGCCACCCGTGCGCAGCAGGCCAATCAAAGGAAGGATGCCCAGCACGAGCGCGATGGAGAGCAGGCCCAGGCCCACGCTGAGGATGCGCGCGTCCGCGTTGCCCCGCCACGCCTCGACCAGCACGATGCCCACGCAGACCAGCATCGCGGGGACGGAGTAGAAGATGAACGGCGCCATGAGCCCCATGGCCGCGGAGGGCTCCACGAGCACCAGCACGGCCTGGATGGCGGCCGGAACGGAGACGACCGCCGCGCCCCGGCGCAGCCAGCGCATCCGCCCCTCGCCGACCATGTCCGAGACGAACCAGGCCAGGCCCGGCAGGATGCAGTACGAGCCCAGCAGCGTCAGGCGGGTGCCCAGCGAGGGGTCGCCCCAGAGGGAGCTGAAGAGGCCGCTGGAGCCGAGCAACATCACGCCCGAGCCCGCGCAGAAGAGGGCCATGGGCACGAGCATCCGCGCCTCGCGCCGCACCACGGCGGCGCCCCCGGACACCGCCGCGATGACGAGGATGAGCAGCCCCATGAAGAAGGTCCCCAGGCCGGTGCGGGTCTGCGCATCGAGCAGCTCATGGTGCGAGCCCACCCGCGAGCCCCGGCTCACGCCAATGGCGGGCCTGCTGCTCTGGATGCGCAGCAGCACGCGCTGCCCCGGGGCCGTGGGCGGCAGGGGCACCAGGTGCCAGGACATGTTGTCCATGGCCTCCCTTCCGTCGGGGGCCAGCGTGCCGCTGGTGTAGATGCGCTCCCCCTGCGCATACGCCTCGAAGGCGGTGGCGACGCCTCCCAGGAAGAGGGCGGGCTCGGGCCACGTCCCCTGGGGGACCGGGATGCTCAGCCAGAGGAAGGTGTTCTTTCCCCGGCCCGGCGGCTCCTTCAGCGCGTCCACGGGCTGCCAGTCCGCGGAGTCGCCCGTCTCGTGTGCCCACGCGGGCGTGCCGTCCGGACGCTGCGGCCCGTCACCCCAGCGGTAGCGCCACCCGGACATCGCCGGCAGGACGGAGCGGGTCGCCGCATGCGCCGCCGCGGGCGCCAGCGCGAACACCAGCAGCAGGGCGAGCAGTCGCAACGGCTCGTGCCGCCGGACACGCGCGCACCGTGGAGCAAGGGAGGAGAGTCGGGGAACGACGAGCACCTGCGGCGCGCGGGAGTGACCCATGTAGGGGGAAATCGTCCAGCGCTTTGCCCCGTTCTGCAACTCGGGCCCCAGGTTCCTCGCTCACCCTCCGCCCGGCCACCCACCCGAAGGCGCCGCCAATCGCGCCCGCGTCACGGGCTTTCCTTTGAAAACCCGATACAGCTCCTGGCCGCAGCCATTAATGCAATCAGATTGCAACAACGCGCGAGGCCCGCTATGGGGGCCGCACCATGCTTG comes from the Pyxidicoccus xibeiensis genome and includes:
- a CDS encoding methyl-accepting chemotaxis protein, translating into MRLLALLLVFALAPAAAHAATRSVLPAMSGWRYRWGDGPQRPDGTPAWAHETGDSADWQPVDALKEPPGRGKNTFLWLSIPVPQGTWPEPALFLGGVATAFEAYAQGERIYTSGTLAPDGREAMDNMSWHLVPLPPTAPGQRVLLRIQSSRPAIGVSRGSRVGSHHELLDAQTRTGLGTFFMGLLILVIAAVSGGAAVVRREARMLVPMALFCAGSGVMLLGSSGLFSSLWGDPSLGTRLTLLGSYCILPGLAWFVSDMVGEGRMRWLRRGAAVVSVPAAIQAVLVLVEPSAAMGLMAPFIFYSVPAMLVCVGIVLVEAWRGNADARILSVGLGLLSIALVLGILPLIGLLRTGGGTQVHWGFLALVLSLVGVVGRRSALLVQALAGHTRQLEERRVEVRQLAERMGSGSGELAAVAQQLRTTVEEQTSGISRQATALQQLEQTVEEIRQGSHVTADKARLLAASAETAEEVGREGGAALERTLVDLAAIRAEVSEMASRILSLDTRTREISGIVDAVKTLADQSNMLAINAAIEAVRNGDSGKGFGVVAREMRSLADQSIQATHRIREVLDGLGVSVRETATLSEQGVLRVRGSLDAVRTSGVQLQKLSGIISDTSSNVRQISAAVAQQDVGTHQIAQAIQELSGQMQRTLKVVEETRTVTHSVQTLAESMADVAEKALRSDALEAREQPAR
- the sitI6 gene encoding SitI6 family double-CXXCG motif immunity protein; amino-acid sequence: MKFYKADEDRSSGYTGQLDAASRWCLPGVQPCPKCRAGGGSPWISYPCVDLSGLPPHELEKLSDPWPVPREEFRRLRELVRPLAPSWALLEPGAELGPCTGKGSGSFGQLFMQDSPTLFLREEAMTELREAGVRGLQGCPVDVRFRGKSPPVLLQLQLELHGLLHPDCLPPTREPPCPECGNSNLKWPKVIILDAASLPTDVDVFRHRQGWATVIVSERFVDAVAGLGLDGVTFQELETR
- the sitA6 gene encoding SitA6 family polymorphic toxin lipoprotein, yielding MGLSPLVRLLPLVALVLSGCAASAPSLSCEREGQHSCVVLACEEEDCGLFSCEDLDPDAAAPKVERAQGAYRPPHRPPAFRNWRNSGIRSGARPRMTFHFRYRQGFLPALPREPGKLVHHHLFPQEPGLARWFKRNGVDIHKFTILIPEHIHRELHSGTGRGGMWNQAWRDFRDSMQGGSVTPEVLHRKAVELIFRFQLTGPVVPYNAPLAPYQQLGPQLRTP